A stretch of the Helicoverpa zea isolate HzStark_Cry1AcR chromosome 15, ilHelZeax1.1, whole genome shotgun sequence genome encodes the following:
- the LOC124637225 gene encoding uncharacterized protein LOC124637225, whose protein sequence is MALVDKSLKLLIAKRDRIFARMQTIADKIKNIDSQDSTRESFLCDLETVDSLRTDFESVLDDIAALELKLNPDYVVNYQALSSFEDLLGRDAPVRVDSKSTVSYCCTTDPLDSAVRKFWEIEEVDVPSILSPDDTLCEEFYTRTTTRDSDGRYVVALPFKGEVESLGNSRQVSERRFYCLERKMQASPQLKVAYDSVIFEYLEKGYISPTDSVSSEASYFIPHHGVIRDDKITTKLRVVLDDIRQMFLSIGIRESDRRFQRILYRFSPQEPLKVYEFNRVVFGLKSSPFHALRTIKQLAEDEGDSYPQAKEIVATGLYMDDFVYSVSSEDQGISTASEMIGLMKAGQFELVKWTSNSQVVLDSIPPSHRLPAVKEFDESDQHKVLGLCWSPTSDHFSMKVNTPANHCTKRTILSCVAKIWDVMGFVAPVVLYAKLLIKQLWLCDCDWDDTPPEDIVRLWTRFKEELPVLSRIKIPRHLGIVADSVVTILAFADASEKAYGGVIYFHVQNSDGNTVNLLTAKSKVSPKKISHVSVGLRLR, encoded by the exons ATGGCACTGGTAGATAAATCGTTGAAGCTGCTGATAGCTAAACGTGATAGAATATTCGCTCGCATGCAAACTATCgccgataaaattaaaaacattgattcGCAAGATTCCACTAGGGAATCCTTCCTGTGTGACCTTGAAACAGTAGATTCTTTGCGTACAGATTTCGAAAGTGTGTTGGACGACATTGCCGCCCTCGAGCTTAAACTAAATCCTGATTATGTTGTCAATTATCAAGCACTTTCTTCTTTCGAAGACCTTTTAGGCC GTGACGCTCCAGTACGCGTTGATAGTAAGTCGACTGTATCGTATTGTTGTACCACGGACCCGTTGGACTCCGCTGTCCGTAAATTCTGGGAAATAGAGGAGGTGGATGTTCCCTCCATACTAAGCCCGGACGACACATTGTGTGAGGAGTTTTATACCCGCACTACCACTCGGGATAGTGACGGACGTTACGTAGTTGCTTTACCTTTCAAGGGTGAAGTCGAATCCCTTGGGAACTCGCGTCAAGTAAGTGAACGTCGGTTTTACTGCTTGGAAAGAAAAATGCAGGCTTCTCCACAATTGAAGGTCGCGTATGACAGTGTCATCTTCGAATATTTAGAAAAGGGTTACATTTCACCTACAGATTCTGTCTCTTCGGAAGCTTCGTACTTCATTCCGCATCATGGTGTGATCCGCGATGACAAGATCACTACCAAGCTTCGTGTCGTTCTCGATG ATATTCGTCAAATGTTTCTCAGTATCGGAATCCGAGAATCGGATCGTCGTTTCCAACGCATTTTGTATCGTTTTTCGCCGCAAGAACCTTTAAAGGTTTATGAGTTCAATCGTGTCGTTTTTGGACTTAAGTCTAGTCCTTTTCATGCTCTGCGCACTATAAAGCAGTTGGCGGAGGATGAGGGTGATTCTTACCCTCAAGCTAAGGAAATTGTAGCTACAGGTCTGTATATGGACGATTTTGTCTATTCCGTTTCCTCGGAAGACCAAGGCATTTCCACCGCCTCAGAAATGATAGGTCTCATGAAAGCTGGTCAATTTGAGTTAGTCAAATGGACCAGTAATTCTCAAGTTGTACTAGACTCGATTCCTCCTTCTCATCGCTTGCCGGCTGTCAAAGAATTTGATGAGTCTGACCAACATAAAGTACTCGGCTTGTGTTGGTCACCTACTTCAGACCATTTCAGCATGAAGGTGAATACTCCAGCTAACCATTGTACCAAGCGCACAATACTGTCGTGTGTCGCTAAAATATGGGATGTCATGGGATTCGTCGcgcctgtcgtcctgtatgctAAACTTCTCATCAAACAGCTCTGGCTGTGCGATTGTGATTGGGATGATACTCCACCTGAAGATATCGTCAGGCTGTGGACTCGCTTTAAAGAAGAGCTACCAGTGCTCAGTCGTATAAAAATCCCACGTCACCTAGGTATTGTCGCCGATAGTGTCGTCACTATCTTAGCTTTCGCGGACGCTAGTGAAAAGGCATATGGTGGAGTTATTTACTTCCATGTTCAAAACAGCGATGGTAATACTGTCAACTTGTTAACTGCTAAATCGAAAGTCTCTCCTAAGAAG ATATCGCATGTCAGCGTCGGATTACGACTTCGCTGA